The Aeromicrobium yanjiei genome includes a region encoding these proteins:
- a CDS encoding UDP-N-acetylmuramoyl-tripeptide--D-alanyl-D-alanine ligase, with the protein MSLEEIAAVTGGVVSGDASIVVDAPASVDSRTIEAGGLFAAIAGERVDGHAFAETAIASGAAAVLGSRETGVPTVVVPDVTRALTDLARHVLAQLEDVVVVAMTGSSGKTSVKDLLAHVLAPDGVTVATAGNFNNELGVPLTVLRADELTRYLVVEMGARRIGDITALCSIAPPGVGMVLNVGHAHVGEFGSVERIAVAKGEMAESVGADGVVVLNADDPLVAAMAARTEASVTTFGRAGDVALGEVTIDADGFPHFTLTHDGRTVEASVPLIGAYQALNAVAVAAAALALGVDLATTAARLATARSASPMRMDRRVRADGLVVINDAYNANPESMEAALRAVAAVGQGRAVAVLGAMLELGDDSESEHARIGQVAAELGFRRVVVVGEGAAGIAHGAGAVAERVDDVDVAVRTLSASLSGDEVVLVKASRGERLERVAHALLQP; encoded by the coding sequence ATGAGCCTGGAAGAGATCGCGGCGGTCACCGGCGGTGTCGTCAGCGGGGACGCCTCGATCGTCGTGGACGCGCCTGCGTCCGTCGACTCGCGCACGATCGAGGCCGGCGGGCTGTTCGCTGCGATCGCCGGTGAGCGCGTCGACGGGCACGCGTTCGCCGAGACGGCCATCGCGTCGGGTGCCGCGGCCGTGCTGGGCTCGCGGGAGACCGGTGTGCCCACCGTGGTGGTCCCCGACGTGACCCGTGCGCTGACCGACCTCGCCCGCCACGTGCTCGCACAGCTCGAGGACGTCGTGGTCGTGGCGATGACCGGGTCCAGCGGGAAGACCAGCGTCAAGGACCTGCTGGCCCATGTGCTCGCCCCCGACGGGGTGACGGTCGCGACCGCCGGCAACTTCAACAACGAGCTGGGCGTACCGCTCACGGTGCTGCGCGCGGACGAGCTGACGCGCTATCTCGTCGTCGAGATGGGCGCCCGGCGCATCGGTGACATCACGGCGCTGTGCTCGATCGCGCCCCCGGGCGTCGGGATGGTGCTGAACGTCGGTCACGCACACGTGGGGGAGTTCGGGTCCGTCGAGCGGATCGCCGTCGCGAAGGGGGAGATGGCCGAGTCGGTCGGGGCCGACGGAGTCGTGGTGCTCAACGCCGACGACCCGCTGGTTGCGGCGATGGCGGCCCGCACCGAGGCGTCCGTGACGACGTTCGGTCGCGCAGGCGATGTCGCCCTCGGCGAGGTCACGATCGACGCGGACGGCTTCCCGCACTTCACCCTGACCCACGACGGGCGCACGGTCGAGGCGTCCGTCCCCCTGATCGGCGCGTATCAGGCGCTCAACGCGGTCGCGGTCGCGGCGGCCGCCCTGGCCCTCGGTGTCGACCTGGCGACGACTGCCGCCAGGCTGGCCACTGCGCGATCCGCGTCCCCGATGCGGATGGACCGCCGGGTGCGCGCCGACGGTCTCGTCGTGATCAACGACGCGTACAACGCGAACCCCGAGTCGATGGAGGCGGCGCTCCGTGCGGTCGCGGCCGTCGGGCAGGGCCGCGCCGTCGCGGTGCTGGGCGCGATGCTCGAGCTCGGCGACGACAGCGAGTCCGAGCACGCCCGCATCGGGCAGGTCGCGGCCGAGCTGGGATTTCGGCGCGTCGTCGTCGTGGGGGAGGGGGCCGCGGGCATCGCGCACGGTGCAGGTGCCGTGGCCGAGCGCGTCGACGACGTCGATGTGGCAGTTCGCACACTCTCCGCGAGCCTGTCGGGGGACGAGGTCGTACTTGTGAAAGCATCGAGGGGCGAGCGACTCGAACGGGTCGCCCACGCACTGCTGCAGCCCTGA
- a CDS encoding UDP-N-acetylmuramoyl-L-alanyl-D-glutamate--2,6-diaminopimelate ligase — protein MRVRPSTTPRWSLGELAALVGSEASDEAVVTGIALNTAQIVPGDLYAALPGANTHGATYASVARHHGATAVLTDAEGAALVGDVLPVVVVDEPRRRLADLSAAFYEHPSESFTTVGITGTQGKTTTTYLAEAAMGEGRSAVVGTIGTRINKVPAPSALTTPEAPQLQALFAVMREEGVELCAMEVSSHSLVQGRVDGFTFDVAVFLNLGRDHLDFHRDLDDYFLAKAALFTPEHARHAVINIDDAHGRRLRDLTPLPVTTFSTTGEPADWRAVNIRPHRLGTDLEVLGPDDLAIDLSVPLPGVFNVSNALAVMAALTTAGRDPHELAAGIAASPGVPGRMERVDVGQPFTAIVDYAHKPDAVAAVLTALRPVTAGRLIVVIGAGGDRDHGKRPLMGEIAARHADVVIVTDDNPRTEPPAAIRAAVLEGAAAGPGVAVEVPGRREAIAHAVAMAHRGDTLVVAGKGHERGQEIAGVVHPFDDRDVLAELMGALS, from the coding sequence ATGCGGGTACGGCCTTCCACGACACCCCGATGGAGCCTCGGCGAGCTCGCCGCCCTGGTGGGGTCCGAGGCCTCCGACGAGGCCGTGGTCACCGGCATCGCCCTCAACACCGCGCAGATCGTCCCGGGCGACCTGTACGCCGCGCTGCCGGGTGCGAACACGCACGGCGCGACCTACGCGAGCGTGGCCCGCCACCACGGGGCGACCGCCGTGCTGACCGACGCCGAGGGTGCCGCGCTCGTCGGCGACGTGCTGCCCGTCGTCGTCGTCGACGAGCCGCGCCGGCGTCTCGCAGACCTCAGCGCCGCGTTCTACGAGCACCCGTCGGAGTCCTTCACGACCGTCGGCATCACGGGCACGCAGGGCAAGACCACCACGACGTACCTCGCCGAGGCCGCGATGGGCGAGGGTCGCTCCGCAGTCGTCGGCACGATCGGCACCCGCATCAACAAGGTGCCTGCCCCGTCGGCCCTCACCACGCCCGAGGCGCCGCAGCTGCAGGCCCTGTTCGCGGTCATGCGCGAGGAAGGCGTCGAGCTCTGCGCGATGGAGGTCTCGAGCCACTCGCTGGTCCAGGGCCGGGTCGACGGCTTCACGTTCGACGTCGCGGTGTTCCTCAACCTCGGCCGCGACCACCTCGACTTCCACCGCGACCTGGACGACTACTTCCTGGCCAAGGCCGCGTTGTTCACGCCCGAGCACGCCCGCCACGCCGTCATCAACATCGACGACGCCCACGGGCGGCGCCTGCGCGATCTCACGCCGCTGCCCGTCACGACGTTCTCGACCACGGGCGAGCCGGCCGACTGGCGCGCGGTCAACATCCGTCCCCACCGGCTCGGGACGGATCTGGAGGTGCTCGGCCCGGACGATCTCGCGATCGACCTGTCCGTGCCGCTCCCGGGCGTCTTCAACGTCTCCAACGCGCTGGCGGTCATGGCGGCGCTCACGACCGCGGGCCGCGACCCGCACGAGCTCGCCGCCGGGATCGCCGCGAGCCCGGGCGTCCCGGGACGCATGGAGCGCGTCGACGTGGGCCAGCCGTTCACCGCGATCGTGGACTACGCCCACAAGCCCGACGCGGTCGCCGCGGTGCTCACCGCGCTGCGCCCCGTCACGGCGGGTCGCCTGATCGTCGTGATCGGCGCAGGTGGCGACCGCGACCACGGCAAGCGTCCGCTGATGGGCGAGATCGCCGCACGTCACGCGGACGTCGTGATCGTCACGGACGACAACCCCCGTACCGAGCCGCCCGCCGCGATCCGCGCTGCCGTGCTGGAGGGCGCTGCCGCCGGACCCGGCGTGGCCGTCGAGGTGCCGGGCCGCCGCGAGGCCATCGCCCACGCGGTCGCGATGGCACACCGCGGCGACACCCTCGTGGTGGCGGGCAAGGGCCACGAGCGCGGCCAGGAGATCGCGGGCGTCGTGCACCCCTTCGACGACCGGGACGTGCTGGCCGAGCTGATGGGTGCCCTGTCGTGA
- a CDS encoding phytoene desaturase family protein produces MANVVVVGGGFAGLTAAARLAKLRHDVTLVEASERLGGRLHGHTVNGATWQLDVDTVTLPGVFRDLFRKSGRPLERVLELTKTEGRRHVFKDGTVLDLPLGNRGDQHEAVTAALGEDEWSPWVDRFAEPWDVIRRTALDQVFPGRPAVDRPMRKVLRPRRTIRALDKELADERLAKIVLDPVRLAGQDWRTTPAFTAVVHYVERSFGRWRFEGGLPGLAAALERRLAERRVTIELGESAHEIVRESGRVTGVVTERRTLPADIVVWAAPTWPAPLPAPRALPVIPASRTLLTLSSEAPPMPEEVLVHANPPIRLWSGGEGRWTIEHRSGEDPLRALARTGLDLRAFVVDRTDLAPSDLVVLGHWGWAWNTWTTALDLPGVAPSGGLYFAGAHAHPGGTLEAIGTATAAIAADVGPAPR; encoded by the coding sequence ATGGCGAACGTGGTGGTCGTGGGTGGTGGATTCGCCGGTCTGACCGCCGCGGCACGGCTGGCCAAGCTGCGGCACGACGTGACGCTGGTCGAGGCGAGCGAGCGGCTCGGTGGCCGCCTGCACGGGCACACCGTGAACGGGGCGACCTGGCAGTTGGACGTCGACACCGTGACGTTGCCCGGCGTCTTCCGCGACCTGTTCCGCAAGTCCGGCCGACCGCTCGAGCGCGTGCTCGAGCTGACCAAGACCGAGGGCCGGCGCCACGTCTTCAAGGACGGCACGGTCCTGGACCTGCCCCTGGGCAACCGGGGCGACCAGCACGAGGCCGTCACGGCGGCACTCGGCGAGGACGAGTGGTCCCCCTGGGTCGACCGGTTCGCCGAGCCCTGGGACGTCATCCGCCGCACCGCTCTCGACCAGGTCTTCCCCGGGCGTCCGGCGGTCGACCGGCCCATGCGCAAGGTGCTCAGGCCGCGCCGGACCATCAGGGCCCTCGACAAGGAGCTGGCCGACGAGCGGCTCGCCAAGATCGTCCTCGATCCCGTCCGCCTCGCGGGCCAGGACTGGCGGACGACGCCGGCCTTCACCGCAGTCGTCCACTACGTCGAGAGGTCGTTCGGCCGCTGGCGGTTCGAGGGTGGGCTGCCCGGCCTGGCTGCCGCGCTGGAACGGCGACTGGCCGAGCGCAGGGTCACGATCGAGCTCGGCGAGTCCGCCCACGAGATCGTGAGGGAGTCAGGACGCGTGACCGGCGTCGTGACCGAGCGCCGCACCCTCCCCGCCGACATCGTGGTGTGGGCGGCGCCCACGTGGCCCGCTCCCCTGCCCGCACCGAGGGCGCTGCCCGTCATCCCCGCGTCCCGGACCCTCCTGACCCTCTCGTCCGAGGCGCCGCCGATGCCCGAGGAGGTGCTGGTGCACGCGAACCCGCCGATCCGGCTCTGGTCGGGCGGGGAGGGCCGCTGGACGATCGAGCACCGCAGCGGGGAGGATCCCCTGCGCGCGCTCGCCCGCACCGGACTCGACCTGCGGGCGTTCGTCGTCGACCGCACCGACCTGGCGCCGAGCGATCTCGTGGTCCTGGGCCACTGGGGCTGGGCCTGGAACACCTGGACCACCGCGCTGGACCTGCCCGGCGTCGCGCCCTCGGGCGGGCTGTACTTCGCCGGCGCGCACGCGCACCCGGGCGGCACGCTCGAGGCGATCGGCACGGCGACGGCCGCGATCGCCGCGGACGTCGGCCCGGCCCCTCGCTGA
- a CDS encoding class I SAM-dependent methyltransferase: MGPVRSELMWQAVVDAVEIAGSGDPLDVLDLGGGTGGDAVRLAQLGHRVTVVDPSPDALASLHRRGVEAGLARPVRAVQGDTNDLLDHVEPASFDLVVCHGVLEHVDDPGFALSTVGTVLRPGGHVSVVVAGRNAAVAARALAGDFVTARTLLGRTADTWDVRSMGPRRFVLDELEGLLAAGGFRPLAANGLRVFADLVPSAIVDTEPGARDALYALERLVRTSPEFSGLSAGLQSIAHLDSEEAPPNPGGNSATL, from the coding sequence ATGGGTCCGGTCCGCTCCGAGCTGATGTGGCAGGCGGTCGTCGACGCAGTCGAGATCGCCGGTTCCGGCGATCCGCTGGACGTCCTCGACCTGGGTGGCGGCACGGGCGGTGACGCGGTGCGCCTTGCGCAGCTGGGTCACCGTGTGACGGTGGTCGACCCGAGCCCGGACGCGCTCGCGTCCCTGCACCGCCGCGGGGTCGAGGCCGGTCTGGCCCGTCCCGTCCGCGCCGTGCAGGGCGACACCAACGACCTGCTGGACCACGTCGAGCCCGCGTCGTTCGACCTCGTGGTGTGCCACGGGGTGCTCGAGCACGTCGACGATCCCGGATTCGCGCTCTCGACCGTCGGCACAGTGCTGCGACCCGGCGGCCACGTCAGCGTCGTCGTCGCGGGACGCAATGCCGCCGTCGCGGCGCGTGCGCTCGCGGGCGACTTCGTCACGGCCCGCACGCTGCTCGGCCGCACGGCCGACACGTGGGACGTGCGCTCGATGGGCCCCCGCCGGTTCGTCCTGGACGAGCTCGAGGGGCTGCTCGCGGCAGGCGGGTTCAGGCCTCTCGCGGCCAACGGCCTGCGCGTCTTTGCCGACCTCGTGCCGAGCGCGATCGTCGACACCGAGCCCGGCGCGCGGGATGCGCTGTACGCGCTGGAGCGACTAGTGCGTACGTCCCCCGAGTTCTCAGGACTTTCGGCTGGTCTGCAATCGATCGCCCACCTAGACTCTGAAGAAGCACCACCGAATCCAGGAGGCAACAGTGCCACTCTCTGA
- the mraY gene encoding phospho-N-acetylmuramoyl-pentapeptide-transferase — protein MKAILIAGALSLLITLIGTRFAISVLVKQGYGQLIRDDGPTSHHTKRGTPTMGGLVVIIAVVIGYFVAKLATQTAPSASALLLLFLFVGLGAIGFLDDFIKVSKQRNLGLRSKAKLIGQTVVGLIFAVLAIGWEDDAGRTPITHYFSFTRDFDSWRLPTILLVLWVLVLVAGASNGVNLTDGLDGLATGAAMMVFGAYVFINIWQSNQNCATNPGIKCYEVRDPLDLAVVAAALTGACFGFLWWNASPAKIFMGDTGSLSLGGAMAGFALMTRTELLLVIIGGLFVAITMSVILQVGWFKLSGGKRIFRMAPLQHHFELLGWAEITIVVRFWIISGLCVATGLGIFYSEWVTGV, from the coding sequence ATGAAGGCAATCCTGATCGCGGGAGCGCTGTCGCTGCTGATCACCCTCATCGGGACCAGGTTCGCGATCTCCGTCCTCGTCAAGCAGGGCTACGGCCAGCTCATCCGCGACGACGGCCCGACCTCCCACCACACCAAGCGGGGGACGCCCACGATGGGCGGGCTCGTGGTGATCATCGCGGTCGTGATCGGCTACTTCGTGGCCAAGCTCGCCACCCAGACCGCGCCCAGCGCGTCGGCGCTGCTGCTGCTCTTCTTGTTCGTGGGGCTCGGGGCCATCGGCTTCCTCGACGACTTCATCAAGGTCTCCAAGCAGCGCAACCTCGGGCTGCGGAGCAAGGCCAAGCTCATCGGCCAGACCGTGGTCGGCCTGATCTTCGCGGTGCTCGCGATCGGCTGGGAGGACGACGCGGGCCGCACGCCGATCACCCACTACTTCTCGTTCACCCGCGACTTCGACTCGTGGCGCCTGCCGACCATCCTGCTGGTGCTGTGGGTGCTCGTGCTCGTGGCCGGGGCCAGCAACGGCGTCAACCTCACCGACGGTCTCGACGGCCTCGCGACCGGCGCGGCGATGATGGTCTTCGGCGCCTACGTCTTCATCAACATCTGGCAGAGCAACCAGAACTGCGCGACCAACCCGGGCATCAAGTGCTACGAGGTCCGTGATCCGCTCGACCTCGCGGTCGTGGCCGCGGCGCTGACCGGCGCGTGCTTCGGCTTCCTGTGGTGGAACGCGTCCCCTGCCAAGATCTTCATGGGCGACACCGGGTCGCTGTCGCTCGGCGGCGCGATGGCCGGCTTCGCGTTGATGACCCGCACCGAGCTGCTGCTGGTCATCATCGGCGGGCTGTTCGTCGCGATCACGATGTCGGTGATCCTGCAGGTGGGCTGGTTCAAGCTCTCCGGCGGCAAGCGCATCTTCCGGATGGCGCCGTTGCAGCATCACTTCGAGCTCCTCGGCTGGGCCGAGATCACGATCGTCGTCCGGTTCTGGATCATCAGCGGCCTGTGCGTCGCGACAGGGCTCGGCATCTTCTACAGCGAGTGGGTCACGGGCGTATGA
- the mraZ gene encoding division/cell wall cluster transcriptional repressor MraZ: MNPDVSNFFGTYTPRLDDKGRLFLPAKFRPRLETGIVLTRGQENCIYGWTTESFNAFTDRIRNTPFTNQAARNFNRMFFSGASSEVPDKQGRISIPPVLRTWAQLDKECTVVGAMDRIEIWDSRRWDEFSAAQEGPFADMSEEVMPGIF, encoded by the coding sequence GTGAACCCGGATGTCTCGAACTTCTTCGGCACCTACACCCCGCGTCTTGACGACAAGGGCCGGCTGTTCCTCCCGGCCAAGTTCCGTCCTCGCCTCGAGACCGGCATCGTCCTCACCCGCGGCCAGGAGAACTGCATCTACGGGTGGACGACCGAGTCGTTCAACGCCTTCACCGATCGCATCCGCAACACGCCCTTCACCAACCAGGCGGCGCGCAACTTCAACCGGATGTTCTTCTCCGGTGCGTCCTCGGAGGTGCCCGACAAGCAGGGGCGCATCTCGATCCCGCCCGTGCTGCGCACCTGGGCACAGCTCGACAAGGAGTGCACGGTCGTCGGCGCGATGGATCGCATCGAGATCTGGGACTCGCGCCGCTGGGACGAGTTCTCCGCAGCGCAGGAAGGTCCGTTCGCGGACATGTCGGAAGAAGTGATGCCCGGGATCTTCTGA
- the rsmH gene encoding 16S rRNA (cytosine(1402)-N(4))-methyltransferase RsmH — translation MTTPSHVPVLLERVLDLLAPAIVGDRPVVVDATLGLGGHTEAMLNRFPTVHVIGIDRDPDALERARTRLAGFGDRVTYAHAVYDEIADVVREAGFRSVSGVLFDLGVSSMQLDVADRGFAYAQDAPLDMRMNPEDELTAADILNTYTSRDLARVLREYGEEKFAKRIADTVVAERAKEPFTTSARLVDLVRDCIPQAARRTGGNPAKRTFQALRIEVNDELGVYRRALPAALEVLAPGGRVVVLSYHSLEDRITKRAFTEVTTTDVPRDLPFVPEGHEAKYRLVTRGAEMATEAEIDDNSRARSVRLRVAERIAA, via the coding sequence GTGACGACTCCGAGCCACGTCCCGGTCCTCCTGGAGCGCGTCCTCGACCTCCTCGCGCCGGCGATCGTGGGGGACCGCCCCGTCGTCGTCGACGCGACCCTGGGGCTCGGCGGCCACACCGAGGCGATGCTCAACCGATTCCCCACGGTGCACGTCATCGGCATCGACCGCGATCCCGACGCCCTGGAGCGGGCCCGCACCCGCCTCGCCGGATTCGGCGACCGCGTCACGTACGCCCATGCGGTCTACGACGAGATCGCCGACGTGGTCCGCGAGGCCGGGTTCCGCTCGGTGTCCGGGGTGCTGTTCGACCTCGGCGTCTCCTCGATGCAGCTCGACGTCGCGGACCGCGGCTTCGCGTACGCGCAGGACGCGCCGCTCGACATGCGCATGAACCCCGAGGACGAGCTGACCGCCGCGGACATCCTCAACACGTACACCTCGAGGGACCTCGCCAGGGTGCTGCGCGAGTACGGCGAGGAGAAGTTCGCCAAGCGCATCGCCGACACCGTCGTGGCCGAGCGCGCCAAGGAGCCGTTCACCACGAGCGCCCGCCTGGTCGACCTGGTCCGCGACTGCATCCCGCAGGCTGCACGCCGCACCGGCGGCAACCCCGCCAAGCGCACGTTCCAGGCGCTGCGCATCGAGGTCAACGACGAGCTCGGCGTCTACCGCCGGGCCCTGCCGGCCGCGCTCGAGGTGCTGGCGCCCGGCGGCCGGGTGGTCGTGCTCTCGTACCACTCGCTCGAGGACCGCATCACCAAGCGGGCGTTCACCGAGGTCACCACGACCGACGTGCCGCGTGACCTGCCGTTCGTGCCCGAGGGCCACGAGGCGAAGTACCGCCTCGTCACCCGCGGTGCCGAGATGGCGACCGAAGCAGAGATCGACGACAACTCCCGGGCCCGCTCCGTGCGGCTCCGCGTGGCAGAACGGATCGCCGCATGA
- a CDS encoding peptidoglycan D,D-transpeptidase FtsI family protein — translation MTANQLLTRRRLRACLVLVIAVFTLFGARLFQIQGLDASAYAAQAVASGTQKKVDPAPRGAILDRNGEQLATSVDGLTLIADPKMTVDNAPQIARILREKLGDEIDYFDMIDKLRTPKSRYVQLVRDLPKWTADKAVTALDKARLPGVFTEKETLRTYPGGRLAANLLGYTNAAGEGVAGIEQQYDKILTGTDGSSTYEVSPTGQRIPMADSTVKEMVPGRDVKTTIDRDLQWYADQRLADAVRDSSADWGLAVTMDVKTCQIVQMSQAPTFDPDTRTGMTDDRTVSRGVQHVYEPGSVMKTVTMAALADQGKIAADTPIVVPPKMVIDKYPIGDYWQHGTLRLTAAGVIAKSSNLGTIVAAQQMSNKTMHAYLSKFGFGDKTGVNLPGESKGILTDGAGWTKANHATISFGQGISVTAMQMMRAVGAIANAGKMCEPSVVTATVDEDGTTTPVEATETKRIVSKDAAASVTRMMEAVTAPDGTAPAAAIKGYRVAGKTGTAWRVDPTTGRYIRGQNTVSFMGFAPADNPRFLTYIVLDKPYSNAGGGSTAAPVFHDVMSMALERFGVAPSGSKSPKVAQSW, via the coding sequence ATGACCGCCAACCAGCTGCTGACGCGTCGCCGTCTGCGCGCGTGCCTCGTGCTGGTGATCGCCGTCTTCACGCTGTTCGGCGCCCGCCTGTTCCAGATCCAGGGACTCGACGCCAGCGCGTACGCCGCGCAGGCCGTCGCGTCCGGCACCCAGAAGAAGGTCGACCCCGCCCCGCGTGGCGCGATCCTGGACCGCAACGGCGAGCAGCTCGCGACGAGCGTGGACGGCTTGACGCTCATCGCGGACCCCAAGATGACCGTCGACAACGCACCGCAGATCGCCCGCATCCTGCGCGAGAAGCTCGGCGACGAGATCGACTACTTCGACATGATCGACAAGCTGCGCACGCCCAAGTCGCGCTACGTCCAGCTCGTCCGCGACCTGCCCAAGTGGACCGCGGACAAGGCAGTCACGGCGCTCGACAAGGCACGGCTGCCGGGAGTCTTCACCGAGAAGGAGACGCTGCGCACGTACCCGGGCGGCCGCCTCGCAGCGAACCTGCTGGGCTACACGAACGCCGCCGGAGAGGGCGTCGCGGGCATCGAGCAGCAGTACGACAAGATCCTCACCGGCACCGACGGCTCCAGCACGTACGAGGTGTCGCCGACGGGCCAGCGCATCCCGATGGCCGACAGCACCGTCAAGGAGATGGTGCCCGGCCGCGACGTGAAGACGACGATCGACCGCGACCTGCAGTGGTACGCCGATCAGCGCCTCGCCGACGCGGTGCGCGACTCCAGCGCTGACTGGGGCCTCGCGGTCACGATGGACGTCAAGACGTGCCAGATCGTGCAGATGTCGCAGGCGCCGACGTTCGACCCCGACACCCGCACCGGGATGACGGACGACCGGACGGTGTCGCGCGGCGTCCAGCACGTCTACGAGCCCGGCAGCGTCATGAAGACCGTGACGATGGCCGCACTCGCGGACCAGGGCAAGATCGCGGCCGACACCCCGATCGTGGTCCCGCCGAAGATGGTCATCGACAAGTACCCGATCGGCGACTACTGGCAGCACGGCACCCTGCGCCTCACCGCTGCCGGCGTCATCGCGAAGTCCTCCAACCTCGGCACGATCGTCGCTGCGCAGCAGATGAGCAACAAGACGATGCACGCGTACCTCAGCAAGTTCGGCTTCGGTGACAAGACCGGCGTCAACCTGCCGGGCGAGTCCAAGGGCATCCTGACCGACGGCGCGGGCTGGACCAAGGCCAACCACGCGACGATCTCGTTCGGCCAGGGCATCTCGGTCACCGCGATGCAGATGATGCGGGCGGTGGGCGCGATCGCGAACGCCGGCAAGATGTGCGAGCCGTCGGTCGTGACCGCCACGGTCGACGAGGACGGCACCACGACCCCCGTCGAGGCGACCGAGACGAAGCGGATCGTCTCCAAGGACGCCGCCGCGTCGGTCACCCGCATGATGGAGGCCGTCACGGCGCCCGACGGCACCGCCCCGGCAGCCGCGATCAAGGGCTACCGCGTCGCAGGCAAGACCGGCACGGCCTGGCGCGTGGACCCCACCACGGGGCGCTACATCCGCGGCCAGAACACGGTGTCGTTCATGGGCTTCGCGCCTGCGGACAACCCCCGCTTCCTGACCTACATCGTGCTCGACAAGCCCTACAGCAACGCAGGCGGCGGCTCGACCGCGGCGCCGGTGTTCCACGACGTCATGTCGATGGCGCTCGAACGCTTCGGGGTCGCGCCCAGCGGCTCCAAGAGTCCGAAGGTGGCGCAGTCTTGGTAA
- a CDS encoding DUF3040 domain-containing protein: protein MPLSDEEARLLHQLEQSLAAEDPDFASTLRGSKLMAHNRRVALLAVLGFIAGIAILFGGAVSKQTWLGVFGFVAMLASAYVFTIAWRRGIGGPEDQHGTPAGGGSRGGRPGRQSKRSGSFVDRMEERWQRRRDGDGL from the coding sequence GTGCCACTCTCTGACGAAGAGGCCCGTCTGCTCCACCAGCTCGAGCAGTCCCTGGCCGCAGAGGACCCGGACTTCGCCTCGACCCTGCGTGGATCCAAGCTCATGGCGCACAACCGCCGTGTCGCACTGCTCGCGGTCCTGGGCTTCATCGCAGGCATCGCGATCCTGTTCGGGGGAGCGGTCAGCAAGCAGACCTGGCTGGGCGTCTTCGGCTTCGTCGCGATGCTCGCCTCCGCGTACGTGTTCACGATCGCCTGGCGACGCGGCATCGGCGGCCCCGAGGACCAGCACGGCACGCCGGCCGGCGGCGGCAGCCGCGGAGGTCGACCCGGACGCCAGAGCAAGCGCTCGGGCTCGTTCGTGGACCGCATGGAGGAGCGCTGGCAGCGCCGTCGTGACGGAGACGGCCTCTAG